One genomic segment of Pseudomonadota bacterium includes these proteins:
- a CDS encoding prevent-host-death protein: MNTVAEQEIMERGMKAVDEKIEEGPVYIIKDNKPQYVILSEKLYSELIEELSAAYAARVSASLKDVNAKRIHTLKNAEELLRALEKED; this comes from the coding sequence ATGAATACTGTTGCGGAACAGGAAATAATGGAACGGGGTATGAAAGCGGTGGACGAAAAAATCGAAGAAGGCCCGGTATATATTATTAAGGACAATAAGCCGCAATATGTAATTCTTTCTGAAAAGCTTTACAGCGAACTCATTGAAGAGCTAAGTGCCGCATATGCTGCACGAGTCAGCGCTTCACTGAAGGATGTGAATGCCAAACGCATACATACATTAAAAAACGCAGAAGAGTTGCTCAGGGCACTTGAAAAGGAAGACTGA